One window of the Gemmatimonadota bacterium genome contains the following:
- a CDS encoding mannonate dehydratase, protein MYIQDQVHYDNLDDDILSFYRAISVDSIHLELRGGRPPAKSAKRSSTGVANTALAQRLRAGEDCTEAFEKARELVASHGMKLNNIFMPCWEEIALAMEDRDEKIGFWCQMLESLGRAGIPCLGWNFKPMGNFRTPSDTGRGGVRYSTFDYAYFSENRPEQHDPPVSEETMWANMEAFLQAVIPVAEKAGVRMALHPDDPPIPEPLGGIAQICSSLEQFRRTLFEIAPGEHNGMLFCQGCMTELLGEGVYDAIAEMASNNKIVWVHFRNVKGQLPRFVEVFMDEGDIDMKRAMAVYRDNGFNGPYMMDHTPGFAHSAYTQLHGKAYAIGYIRALIDDVYG, encoded by the coding sequence ATGTATATTCAAGATCAGGTTCATTACGATAATTTGGATGACGATATTTTGAGTTTTTACAGGGCGATTAGTGTGGATTCGATTCATCTCGAGTTGCGGGGTGGTCGCCCGCCTGCAAAATCAGCGAAGCGCAGTAGCACGGGTGTGGCGAATACGGCGCTGGCGCAGCGGCTTCGCGCGGGGGAGGATTGTACGGAGGCGTTTGAGAAGGCGCGGGAGCTGGTGGCGTCTCATGGTATGAAGTTGAATAATATTTTTATGCCGTGTTGGGAGGAGATTGCGCTGGCAATGGAGGATCGAGATGAGAAGATCGGATTCTGGTGCCAGATGCTGGAGTCGCTGGGGAGGGCGGGAATTCCGTGTTTGGGCTGGAATTTCAAGCCGATGGGGAATTTTCGGACGCCTTCGGATACGGGTCGCGGCGGGGTGAGATATAGTACGTTTGACTATGCGTATTTTAGTGAGAACCGACCAGAGCAACACGATCCGCCTGTTTCAGAAGAGACGATGTGGGCAAATATGGAGGCGTTTTTGCAGGCGGTGATTCCCGTTGCAGAGAAGGCGGGGGTGCGTATGGCGCTGCATCCGGATGATCCGCCGATTCCAGAGCCTCTGGGCGGTATTGCACAGATTTGTTCTTCGCTGGAGCAGTTCAGGCGCACGCTTTTTGAGATTGCGCCGGGTGAGCACAACGGGATGTTATTTTGCCAGGGGTGTATGACGGAGTTGCTCGGTGAGGGTGTTTACGATGCGATTGCCGAGATGGCTTCGAATAATAAGATTGTGTGGGTGCATTTCCGCAATGTGAAGGGTCAGTTGCCGCGGTTTGTGGAAGTTTTTATGGATGAGGGCGATATCGATATGAAACGCGCGATGGCGGTTTATCGCGATAATGGGTTCAATGGGCCGTATATGATGGATCATACGCCGGGTTTTGCCCATTCCGCGTACACGCAATTGCACGGCAAGGCGTATGCGATTGGGTATATCCGCGCGTTGATTGACGATGTTTATGGGTGA
- a CDS encoding sulfatase-like hydrolase/transferase produces the protein MADRPNVIVFFTDQQRWDCMAAHGNPLGITPNLDRAAQHGTHVYNSFTCQPVCGPARACLQTGMYASETGVYRNGVALNPDHKTLAQCFNDAGYHTGYIGKWHLATSGRGSVPVKARGGYQYWLAANALEGTSDTYDCVVYDHDNQEVKLPGYRVDALTDAAIRYVDEHQSDPFYLFISFLEPHHQNHLDDYPPPDGYREMYAGYWTPPDLAALPTHPSAEGEYPGTVPGGGSTQQHLGGYWGMIKRLDEAYGRLLDALKSLGLLEDTIVLFTSDHACHFRTRNKEYKRSCHESSIRVPTVLTGGPFTGGGTLGELVSLVDLPPSLLDGAGLEIPDQMSGRSVLPILGGGGRSLADPWPDDVFVQISESGIGRAVRTKRWKYAVQSDEVPPGAEGARSYDEAYLYDLEADPYELRNLIGYESHRPVADRMKARLLGYIRDVEGYVPEIVDAEERQGGQRRVSDAEVES, from the coding sequence ATGGCTGACAGACCGAATGTTATTGTCTTTTTTACGGATCAACAGCGCTGGGATTGTATGGCAGCGCATGGCAATCCCCTCGGTATTACGCCGAATCTGGATCGCGCGGCACAGCACGGGACACATGTGTACAATAGTTTTACATGTCAGCCTGTGTGCGGTCCGGCGCGTGCGTGTTTGCAGACGGGGATGTACGCGAGTGAGACAGGTGTGTATCGCAATGGGGTTGCGCTGAATCCGGATCACAAGACGCTCGCACAGTGTTTTAATGATGCGGGTTATCACACGGGATATATTGGGAAGTGGCATCTGGCGACGAGTGGGCGCGGTTCTGTGCCCGTAAAAGCGCGTGGCGGGTACCAGTACTGGCTCGCGGCAAATGCGCTGGAGGGGACATCTGATACGTATGATTGCGTTGTTTACGATCATGACAATCAGGAGGTGAAGCTGCCCGGTTATCGGGTGGATGCGCTGACCGATGCGGCGATTCGGTACGTGGATGAACATCAGAGCGATCCCTTTTATCTGTTTATTTCGTTTTTGGAACCCCATCATCAGAATCATCTGGACGATTATCCGCCGCCGGATGGGTATCGAGAGATGTATGCCGGGTACTGGACGCCGCCCGATCTGGCGGCTTTGCCCACGCATCCTTCAGCAGAAGGTGAGTATCCCGGCACGGTTCCCGGGGGGGGGAGTACACAGCAGCATTTGGGTGGATACTGGGGGATGATCAAGCGTTTGGATGAGGCTTATGGGCGGTTGCTCGATGCGCTGAAGAGTTTGGGGCTGTTAGAGGATACGATTGTGTTGTTTACGTCTGATCACGCCTGCCATTTCCGCACCCGCAATAAGGAATACAAGCGTTCGTGTCACGAGAGTTCTATCCGCGTTCCAACGGTGTTGACGGGTGGTCCGTTTACAGGGGGTGGCACGTTGGGCGAGTTGGTGAGTCTGGTGGATTTGCCGCCTTCGCTGTTGGATGGCGCCGGATTGGAGATTCCCGATCAGATGTCGGGGCGTTCCGTGCTTCCCATTTTGGGCGGTGGTGGGCGCTCGCTCGCAGATCCATGGCCGGATGATGTGTTTGTGCAGATTTCAGAGAGTGGTATTGGTCGCGCTGTTCGCACAAAGCGATGGAAGTACGCGGTCCAAAGCGATGAGGTGCCGCCCGGTGCAGAGGGTGCGAGGAGTTATGACGAGGCGTATCTCTACGATCTGGAGGCAGATCCGTACGAGTTGCGCAATTTGATTGGCTATGAAAGCCACCGTCCGGTTGCAGACCGAATGAAAGCGCGGTTGCTCGGCTATATTCGAGATGTTGAAGGGTATGTTCCCGAGATTGTCGATGCGGAAGAACGACAAGGCGGTCAACGGCGGGTGTCCGATGCCGAGGTTGAGAGTTAA